The sequence TAAAGACTGGGTCAACTTCATGATGCGCTTCGAGTTAGGTATTGAAAAACCAGAGCCAGCTAGAGCAAGAAATAGCGCTGCAACAATTGCCGGAGCCTATATTGCCGGCGGACTCATTCCGCTATTGCCTTATATGCTAATTTCCAACTCGCAAACAGCCTTGATTATCTCTGCTTGTTTTACCCTTGTAGCATTGTTCATTTTCGGCTTCGTCAAAGGACGCTTCACCGGCACAAAGCCATTGCGCAGCGCCCTGCAAACTGTCTTCACTGGCGGCATTGCGGCAGCAGCAGCATTTGGAATTGCGCGAGCAATCTCCTAAGACTTACTCGTCGACAAATAGATAACCATCGCTCATTGGATCGATGGGAGACTTTTCCTTCGGAACAATTCTGGCGGGCACCCATTGCTCCGTAACCTTATGAAGTCTGGTGTCTGACGGACCTTCTTCAATAAATGGAAATTCAAAATTGGGTTCATCGAACTGCACTGTAAATGTCTCTCCAGCCAAGGAGCCTTGAGTTACTTTCACATTTGGAATTGTAATGGTGCCCTCGAAGTGAAATTTCTTGACGCGATGCTCATCTTTAGGCGCAGTCTCACTCTTACCTTCTGCAAGAGTAGCAGCAGGATTCATAAATCCAACTCTGGAATGAACAGGTCCAGCTTGAGTTGACTCCGGCAATGTGTATATGAGGGAATATGGTCCAGTCATTTGATCGGGGAAACCGTTTCCGTCAGCATCCAAAAGAAATACATAGGCCTTTTGTCCTTCGAAATATTTGCCTGACTTTGAAGTATCCAATTGCGCTTGACCTTGCATGCCCACATGATCAGTCTTAGTGATGGTACCGTTAAGCCTCTTCGAACTAGGTTGATATGCTTGGGCAACTAATTCCGCATTCTCAATACCTGAAGACTCGACCTTGAACATGAACTTGTCAGTTTCATCAGACATGCTAGTTCCCCCTTTTCGGCAACAGCACTTTGCCGTCAAGACTCGTCGTCGCTTTCAACTCACCATACTTCTGTCCCGGAGATGGGAATACATATTTTCCTTTGACAAACTCGCTTGCTGGATTGGGTCCGACATATGGAGCTCCTTTAGTCGCTTCGGCTAGCATCTCTGTATCGTTGAATTTGCCGGGACTCGCGACACCACTTAATTGAGTAGTCCCTTCCTGATCGTTTCGAAGACCGATTGCAGTAACGTGAATATCTACCCCCTTCTGACGCATTACTTGAGCTGGTTGCTCAGGATGATTCATGCATGAGGTCTCTGCTCCATCGCTAACTAAAATAATGTCGCGAGTGCATTTGTAGGCGCCATAACGCATGAATAAATCATGGTCAGCTTCCATTAGAGTCCATGTCAGCGGCGTTGGACCACCGGCCTTCAATGAAAGGACTTTGTCTACATAGGCTTTGTACTGCTCAATATCCTTCAGTCGTCCGGGCCCAAGAATCAATTCTGTTTCACGACAATGCGGCGTCAGATGACTCGTGTTACCTAAAATACGAAACATGATTGCTGTTCTTGCCGCAACCGGCAAATCAAGAATGCGATTAGCAGCATTCAATAGCAACAATTTGGCGATGTCTATTTTATTTTCGCCATTCAAGTCTGAATTCATTGAACCTGATGTGTCGGCAATAACTTCAATTAACTTAGGCGTACCGACTGCTTTTGGATCTCTAGTTAACTGCTCGCCAGTTACTACCCGTCCTGATTGTCCAGTGTAATTGCGATAGGTTTCCTCAAGAACAGCGCGAGCAAAAGCCTCATTCTCCGGCATGTTAATACGTACTACTGTTGTTTTGTCGCCAAATTTGAATTCGGTCATAGCCCGATTCCACAGAGGAATTTGATTTGAACATTATGTTGGCGAAGTCAAGGCTGGCCTATGGTGGACCTACGATTTAATCTCGCAAATTGAACTTTTTGGCTTTTAAAACGTATTAGTAAGTAGAACTCAGACAACTAAAGCACAACTTGCCAAACGTCGGGGAGAGGCATGCCAAGCTTTCAAGTCTCGGGTCCTGCTGGGAGTCATTGCTGCGCCGTCCAAGCCGGCGCGGCATAGCCCCAGCTTTTATGTATATCTAGAACTTCCAATAATCGCGAGCGACCCAGTGCTCAAATCCTTGAATGTCTTCAGGGATTTTCTCATTGACATCTAGTCTCTTGCCCGCACCGGCAAAATCACGACACTGAATTTTCGACGTGCCGGATAGATATTCATATTCATCATGATGCCCATTGAGATGGCGTCCACCGAGAAAATGCATTTTCGACATCTTAGTGCCGTCAGTCAACTCACTAATTTCAAATCGTTTTCCAGTGAGTCCCTTGAACGGACCAGCAATTGCCATCACTTCATCCTGGTACTCAATTGCATGCAACTTGCCTGCATCATTCAACACTACCTTTGTTGGGAAATTCTTGTTGGCTTGGTAATACAGCCAATCATCACTGCCTTCAAACCAATTGGGAACACCTTTTTCAGCCAAATGCGGATACTGTTCCACAAGGGCATGTGGCGCAGCTTTATGCTTTAAGACTTCCATTCCCATACCACTACCGCCGGAACTTAGATTCTTGAGTTGAGTTATACCGCTCGGATTCTCAATCGTGTAAAACTTTCGCGGACAAACAGTTATAGACTTAGCAAAATTCCCTTTTACAAAGTGAGACTCAAAAGGAATCTCATTTTCAAAGATATGAGTAATTGTCGAAAGAACCTTTCTAACCTCGACGTTACCGGCAAGCTTCTCAGCTTCTTTCGTAACCAACTTCAAGGCGCCACCCAGAATGCCGGATTCTTCAAGCATTTTGGCTCCTGCTTTTGCTAATGCAGGGTTATGTTCAATGAGCTCTTCAGCGAGTTTTAGTTTAATGTCCATGGTCAGGGGGTTTCCTTGGGGTGCCTTCTGGCTCATCATAGGTTGCCACGCCCCACCGCAACAGTGGGGAAAACCGCAAGGCTACGTAAATCCCGCCCCGTTTTAGATTAATTGTTGGTCGCCACGGTCCTGATGACCTGCCGGCGCAGCCTGTCCATGGCGTTGGTCTTGTCGTAGATTAACAGCGCCTGCTTGCCTATTTTGCCGTTATCGTAGGATTTGCCTGCGGTTAATCCGCGCAATTGGTCGAAGTTGTCGCCAATTTCTTTTTTAAGTGCAACTATCTGATTCCATTCATTAGCAATTGAAGGAAACTTCTCTTCAGGGATCATTAAAGCATCAACTTCATTAGATAGAAGTTTAAAGTGATACTCTAATTGACTCATTAAATAATCCATTTTCTTTTTACGTGGCGGCAGATCACCAAATTGAATCGTGCCTGATGGACCAGGAAAAGGTTGAATGACGACGCCACCCGGCAGTACATTGGGTGAACGAATTGTTTGTGTCTGCTTGCGTGTCACTTCCGTCATCATCATCTGAGTTGATTTTTGAATTTCTGAAGTAGACTCGCCCATTTTCTGCAAGCCGTCTTCCATGATGAGCACGGCTCCCCGCACTCCGCCTTTCAGCATTTTGTTGCTGTCAGTTGTCGACTCGGCAGTTGCTGGAGGAGCAGCTTCGTCAGCTAGAGCAAATTGGGCACAACCCAAGACTGCAACTAAAGCAGCCGCCGAAAGAAAAAACCGGAATTGCCAAATAACCATTAGCTTGCCTCCAGGCAAAGTAGAATCTCTATTCAATTGTGCCACGCACTGGTTCAGAATCCTAAGGGTTTATAGGACACTTCATCAAATCAAACAAATGGAAAAGTTTGAAGCCTAGCTCTCTGCGCCGTTCTTCATGATGCCCAAGAAAGGCAGCTCACGGTAGTTTTCAGCGTAATCGAGACCGTAGCCTACAACAAACAAGTCATCAATACTGAAGCCGACATAATCGACATCAACCGGCACAACACGACGAGATGGCTTATCCAAAAATGCAGCCAGTCTTAAACTCTTAGGCGCAAATTGTCCCTGCAGATACTCCATGAAAAACTTCGCCGTGCGACCTGAGTCAACGATATCTTCCACAACGAGAATATGACGGTGCGAAATATTGGGCAACTCAAGATAAGGGGTCTGCACAACGCCGGAGCTTTCAGTTGCAGCACCATAACTGGATAGACGGACGAACTCAATTTGCAGTGGCTCGGGAGTCTTGATATGGCGAATGAGATCAGCCAAAAAAACTATGGCTCCTTTCATAACGCCTATAACAACGGGCTTTTCCTTGTCTTGATAGTCTTTGCTTATCTCAGCGGCAAGCTCCTTTATTCGAGCTTGAATTTGCTCTTGCGAATAAAGTGTGTCTATTTTGGCTTGTCCCACGATATGCCCCCTTGTTTATGCCAGCTTCAATTTGCCGGCTGATTTAGTACTACGCAAAGTCTTGTCTGTCGAAGTTGTCTTATCTGCATCGAAAATTTTGCGACCACGCACGAAGGTTGAGACAATCATGCGATCGTCGCCTAAGTATATAAGCGTGGACAAAATTTCGTCTACGTTGTGACCCAACATATCGTTAGGTACACCTGTTCTACGTGTCGGATCAATAACAACAAAATCCGCTTCTTTGCCTTCTTCGAGGCTGCCGACAACTTTGTCTAAATTAGCTGCCTTGGCGCCGCCCAATGTACCCAAATAGAATAATTCTCTAGGTGATATCCAGAGATCCATCTGCATGTACGCGGTATCTTTCATAACAGAGAACAAAGACATTTGCGGACCGCCGGCAACATCAGAGCCAAGTCCGAATCTAATTCCGGCTTTCTTGATACGACTGAAAGGGAAAAATCCGCTCTTCAAAAAGAAATTGGCACTGGCACAATGCGCAAGTGATGATTGACTTTCCTTCAAGGCTCTAAGATCTTTATCGTCCAAATATATTGAGTGAGCAAATATACTGTTTTTGCCGGTGAGATTATGGTTGGCATAGACATCTACATAGCTACGAGACGATGGATATTGTTTTTTGACAAAGGCGCATTCGTCTTTGGTTTCGGCAAGGTGAGTGTGTAAATAAGTACCCTTGTATTTTTTCCACAGTTTGCCACAACCTGAAAGTAATTCCTTGCTGGCAGTAATGGCAAAACGCGGAATGAAAGCATAGATGAGGCGATTGTTGTCGTAGCCGTGCCAACGCTTGCATAATTCTTCAGCTTCTTTGAGTGAAGTCTCAGTATCTTCAGTAAGTGCTTTTGGTGAATTCTTGTCCATCAGCACCTTGCCCATGATTACACGATGACCCTTAGCGGCTGCAATCTCAAATGCAATATCAGTTGCATCTTTATGGACTGTCGTGAAAACATTGGCTAAGGTCGTGCCGTTACGAGCTAGTTCATCAAAAAACCAGTTAGCAATTTTGCGTGCGTGACGCTTGTCGGCAAAACGCGCCTCAGCTGGAAACACATAGCTATCGAGCCATCCAAGTAAAGTCTTACCAGTTCTTGCAGTCTGCGTAATTTGCGGCAAGTGCAAATGCAAATCAACAAAACCTGGAGTAATTATCTTTTGCCCATAGTCAACCACGCGCACCATTCCATCGTAGTTGCGTTTGAGTTTGGTCCATTCACCGACTTCAACAATTTTTCCTTCTTCATCAACGACCAACGCACCATGTGGAATGTTCGTCAATGCAGAAGCATTCTTCGGACTAATGATATGAGCTAAGTACGCGGTAAATTTCTTACCACGAAAAGCATTTTTACCCCTGGCACTGGTCTTGGTCACAGGTCGTCCAAAAAGAATTGAGATGGACATTGTAACAAGGGCATCACGAACCAAGCAAATTAGTGTAGTCTCGTTTTATCGCCATCACGAAGATTTGAAAACACTCATCATGACCACATTGCAACTAGAGCAAGCAAACAACCAGGACATTCTGAAAATAGTTAGACAAACGCGCACAATCTGGTCCGGCGGTCTTCGTCGCGACAAGTTCATACAACTGGTGCAGCACCAATTGACACACCCCTGGGGCAAAAAGCATGTACGTTATTTTCTCTTGAGGTCAGGTTCGACAATCGTTGCCAGCCTAAAGCTTTATTCCATTTGTATATCCCACAAAGGCAAAGACTTCCAATTAGGTGGGATCGGCGCTGTATATACGATGGCAGAACATCGTCAACAGGGTTTTGCCGGCACACTTATACAACGTGTTATTGAATTGGCTCGCCAAGAAAACATGGATGGGCTGTTGCTTTACAGCGATATTGGACCGGTTTTCTATACACATCTTGGTTTCATCGAACTTGGATCCTATAACTTTGAATCCACTCCTGAAACTGATTCTACTTTTGGCGCGCAAGTCACGCCCCTGCAAGAAGAACATATTCCTTCACTATCCCGTAGCTATAATCGATTCCTTTCTCGTCGACAATTCGGCTGTCAGCGAAGTGAGCTTTTCTGGCGATACAAAATTGCCAGAGAACAGTTTTTTCACACATTTGCCGCCAGCGAATGGCCTGGCGTGCAGCTTTTGACCCTCGACAATGCGACCAATGGATTCACATCTTATGCGCTCATCGAAAATTCTTCTAAGGCTCTGCGCGTTTTGGAAATAGTGGGGGACGAAGCTCAAATTTGGTCTCAAGTTGTTGCCTACGCCAGTAAAAACGGACTCATAAAGATTCGCGGTTTTGAAGGTTCAGCCGGTCAACAAAAGTGCGCTCAACTGGTTGACAGGGATTGGGCAGCACCGATGCTTTTGCCGCTTAACCCCGCCGTTGAAAACTGGCTCGATGCGCAACCTTGCCCGCTTCTGGAGCTGGATCACTTCTAGAGGCTATTGGCAACACGGCTTGATAACCCACTTCTGTGGGTGCTTAATTCTTATTGAATCTTGTATTTAGACTTATTAGCTTAAGTCAGTTGCTAAACTATGGAATCTATAAATCCGTCCCAAGGTATTTAAACGTGACAAGTTTAGCTCCCGAGAGTGAAAAAACATTGGACAAGAGCCGCATCGTAAACGACTTTTCTATCCACGTCGCCACAATTAACGGCTCAGGCAGCCAATCCTCAAACAACGTGTTGATGCGCTCCATCTTCCAGATGGGCATCCCCGTATCCGGCAAGAACCTGTTTCCATCGAACATCGCCGGTCTGCCAACCTGGTTTACCATTCGCGTCAATAAGAACGGCTATATTGCAAGAAAGAAAGAAGTAGATATTCTCGTTGCGATGAACCCGCAGACAGCTTTTGAAGACGTGAAGAGTCTGCCGACAGGTGCCGTTTGCGTAAGCCCTGTTGAACTAAAGCTAGACGCCATCCGTTCCGACGTTCACCACTACCAAGTTCCATTCACGGAATTGGCTGCTCAAGCCACTGACCAAATAAAACTCAGAAAGCTTTTAACCAACATGATTTACGTTGGTGTTGTCGGCGAGCTCATCAATCTCGATTTCAAGGAAGTAGAAATAGCAATCGCCCGCCAATTTGAAGGCAAACAAAAAGCCATTGATCTCAACGTAACTGCCGTTAATAAGGGCAGAGAATGGGCAAAAGAAAACATCAAGAAAGCTGACCCTTATGTAGTTGAGCGCTTGAATTTGACCAAGGGCAAGATTATCATCGACGGCAATGCCGCCGCCGCTATCGGTTGTGTGTTTGCCGGAGTTTCGGTTGTTACCTGGTACCCGATTACGCCATCTTCCAGCTTGGCTGAATCATTGGAAGAGTACTTGGAGCAATACAGAAAAGATAAAGACGGCAAAGCAACTTTTGCCGTTATTCAAGCTGAGGATGAACTCGCAGCAATAGGCATGGCTCTGGGAGCCGGTTGGGCAGGTACTCGCTCAATGACCACCACATCAGGTCCTGGAATTTCCTTGATGTCTGAATTTGTCGGACTCGGTTATTTCGCTGAAATCCCAGCAGTAATATTCGATGTACAACGCGTCGGTCCGTCTACCGGTATGCCAACACGTACAGCGCAAGCTGATTTGTTTAGCGCCTACCAACTCTCGCATGGCGACACCAAGCACATCGTTCTTCTGCCCGGTTCAGTGGAAGAATGCTATCAAATGGCTATGGACGCTTTTGATTTGTCCGAGCGCTTCCAAACGCCGGTATTTGTCTTAAGCGATCTCGATATCGGCATGAACAACTGGATGGCTAACCCATTCCCTTATCCAACTAAAGATCTAGACCGCGGCAAAGTGCTTACCGCTGAACAATTGAACAAACTTGGTGAATTTGCCCGCTACAAGGACGTCGATGGCGACGGAATTCCATACCGCACATTGCCGGGAACCAATAGCCCTATTGCTGCCTATTTCACCAGAGGCAGTGGTCACAACGAGAAGGCTCAATACACCGAGCGTCCGGATGACTACGAAAATCTGATGAACAGGTTGAACAAGAAATACGACACTGCTCGTAAATATGTTCCGAAGCCGGAAATAATTACGGAGAAGGACGCCAAAATAGGCTTAATCGCCTTTGGTTCATCCAACCCGGCAATTATGGAAAGTCGTGATCAGCTGAAAGTAGCAAACATCAGCACAAGCTATTTCAGGCTGAAAGCAATTCCGTTTACCGAGGACTTGCGAAAGTTTGTGGAAAGCTACGATCGCATCTATGTGGTTGAGCAAAACAGAGACGCGCAACTTCGTGAACTGATCACAATGGAATTGCCTGAATACGCAACCAAACTCAAGTCAGTGTTGCACTACGATGGACTGCCTATTGATGCCAGATTCATCACTGACGCCATAATGGCCGAAGAAAGATAAGGCACTTCACAGATTTAGAGGTAATTCGAAATGGTTGAATCAACAGCAGCAAAAGCCCCAGCAACAAATAGACTCGGACTGACACAAGCCGACTACAAAGGCTCGCCCTCGACACTCTGCGATGGTTGCGGTCACGACGCTATCACAAGCCAGATAATCAAAGCAGCTTACGAATTGGCGCTCGAACCGCATAAAGTAGCTAAGCTTTCCGGTATTGGTTGTTCCAGCAAGACTCCTGCCTACTTCTTGAGCCGCTCACACGGCTTCAACGCAGTACATGGACGCATGCCCTCAATTGCAACGGGTGCCTCAGCTGCCAACAAAGAACTTACATTAATGGCAGTAAGTGGAGATGGAGACACAGCCTCAATCGGACTAGGACAGTTCTGCCATATCGTCCGTCGCAACGTACCATTGGTCTACATAGTGGAGAACAACGGCGTATATGGTTTAACCAAAGGACAATTCTCCGCCACAGCCGATATCGGCACGAAGTCCAAGGGTGGCGACGTAAACGAATTCCCACCAATTGATCTTTGCGGTTTAGCACTGGAACTTGGTTGCAGCTTTGTTGCCCGTTCCTTTGCAGGCGATCCCAAACAACTAGTCACGCTCCTCAAAGCTGCCTTGTCGCACAACGGCACAGCCATTCTTGATGTGATTAGCCCATGCGTCACATTCAATAACCACGAATCATCAACAAAGAGCTACAAGCGCGCAAAAGAAACGGAGATGCCTTTGCATGAAATTGGCTATATTCCTTTCTACGAGCAAATCGCTGCCGACTATGAGCCGGGCTCAACAATTGATGTAAAAATGCACGATGGTTCGCACATTGTGCTGAAAAAACTTCATCAGGACTACGATCCAACAGATCGTTTCCAAGCCATGACGACAATATATAAAGCCAATCAGGACAAACAATTCCTGACCGGCCTTCTATATATTGACGAGAAGAAGACCTCTTTGACCGAGATGCTCCATACAGTGGATAAGCCTTTGGCAAGTCTCACTCAAGCAGAGCTTCGTCCGGGCAAAGATGCCCTCATCGAGATTATGGCTTCCTTGATGTAGAGCGCTTTCTGAGCAAGATTTTATAATAAGCTCCTTAAGGAAACCCGTTACGTAGCGCTTTGGTAATAACTTCGCTAGCCTTGGCATGTTAAAATACCCATTCGCTTTATATACACAAAGGCACCAGGACCCGTAGGACCTAGAAATATGAATCAGATACTAAAAGAAATTGAAGCCCCAGTACTGAAGACCAACTTGCCCAAGTTCGACGTGGGCGACACGGTCAAAGTATTCGTCAAAATCAAAGAGGGCGGCAAAGAACGTACTCAGGGCTACGAAGGTGTCATCATCAAGCACCGCGGAGCCGGCACTGGTGAGACAATCACCGTTCGCCGTGTGTTCCAAGGAATTGGCATTGAGCGTGTATTCCCAGTCCACTCACCCCGCGTAGAAAAGATTACGGTTCAACGCCGTGGTCATGTTCGCCGCGCTAAGCTCTACTACTTGCGTAAGCGCACTGGTAAAGCAACACGTATCAAAGAGCGCCTCGGCGTTGCTCGTGAAGTCGAAGCTCCACAAGCTGCAGAAGCCTAAATTTGACTCTATAGAGGCGGCGGCGCATGCCTTCGTTCAAAAAATTACAAGATCAACTCAAATGGGTTGATCTTATTTTTGAGGTGCGGGACGCTCGCGTTCCTATTTCCAGCGCGCACCCACAAACAACCAAAATCTTCGGCAACAAACCACGCATTCTCGTAATGGCAAAAGAAGACTTGGCTGATCCTGTCCGATTGAAGAACTGGGCAAATGAGCTCGGCAAAACTTTTAGTCTCGTTGTCCCAGTCGATCTAAAAACAATGGGCGGTCGCAATAAACTCATCGACCAGGCAGTCAAACTCACCAAGGATAAGCAAGACGCTCGCATCAAAAAGGGACTCTTGCCGAGACCAATTCGCGCCTGCGTCGTCGGCATGCCCAACGTCGGCAAATCAAGTCTCATCAATTGGATAATCGGCAAGAAAAAAGCTCATACGGGCAACAAGCCTGGAATAACCAAAGGTCCGCAGTGGGTGCGCGTACATCCGCAACTAGAGCTACTGGACACACCTGGAATTTTGCCTATCACTGCCTTGAGCAAAGATGTGGCAAGCAAATTGGCAATGCTCAATCTTGTGCCGGACAGTCACTATGACATTGAAGAAACTGCCGAAGAAAGCATTCAAACTCTTCATTCCAATTATCCAAACATTCTGGAAAAGGCCTATGGCGAAGCATTCGCTAATGGTGCAGGCAATTTAACAGCACTTGCCACTATAAGATCATGTCTTACATCAGGCTCGAGACCAGACACTTATCGAGCAGCAGGCATTTTGCTCAATGACCTACGTGCAGGACGCCTCGGCAGAATAATACTCGATATACCTCCAGCCGGAGACAAGCACCATGGGTAAAATCAAAGCAGCAAGTCTTGAGAATATTGGCAAATTGCTGGAATTTGATGCACAGGTATACAAATTTTTCTATGGAGCACCGCATCCAAGCAAATTTATTTGGCCGATGAAACAAACTCCTCTGTGGGCAAGAAGACAGGAAAACCCAATGCCGTTGCTATCGGCTGGTGGCACAGCCACCTTGCAAGTAATCGGATTAGACGAGGTAGGTCGGGGTCCGCTGGCAGGACCCGTTGTGGCGGCTGCCGTCAGTCTGCCGCCAATTGATCCGGAAAGTGACCTGGCAAAAGAATTGTCGACTCTCAATGATTCAAAAGCAGTACCGCACAACGAGCGTGTTCGACTTGCAGAGATAATCAAATCCATCGCTGTCTACGCAATTGCTGAAGCAACCGTTGAAGAGATAGACACTATAAACATACTGCAAGCCAGCTTGCTGGCTATGAAAAGAGCGCGCCTGGCTCTTTCAATTCCTACTCCTGCGCTTCTTCTCATTGACGGCAACAAATACGTTCCCCAACTAAAAGACAGTCAGGTGACTGTCGTAAAAGGCGACAGCCAATCAGCATCAATTGCCGCGGCTTCAATTCTTGCCAAAGTTCACAGAGACAATCTCATGGACGAACTTGCCAAAGAATTTCCGCACTACGGATGGGAAAGCAATAAAGGATATGGCGCGCCCAAACATCGGCAAGCCATTAAGGAATTCGGACTGACCCCGTGGCACCGCAAAAGCTTCAGCATGGGACTTGAGTGATCATTTAGATACATTCCGCTAAGCCAATCTGGCGCCCTCTTTCCGGGGACGCCAAGCGATAAAAGGCATCCCTTTTCTTGACACTTGTATGCCAGAGTATTACACTGTCTTACATGGTGACACAAGGCAAACGGGCGCATGCAATGCGCCCTACAAA comes from Candidatus Obscuribacterales bacterium and encodes:
- a CDS encoding VWA domain-containing protein; this translates as MTEFKFGDKTTVVRINMPENEAFARAVLEETYRNYTGQSGRVVTGEQLTRDPKAVGTPKLIEVIADTSGSMNSDLNGENKIDIAKLLLLNAANRILDLPVAARTAIMFRILGNTSHLTPHCRETELILGPGRLKDIEQYKAYVDKVLSLKAGGPTPLTWTLMEADHDLFMRYGAYKCTRDIILVSDGAETSCMNHPEQPAQVMRQKGVDIHVTAIGLRNDQEGTTQLSGVASPGKFNDTEMLAEATKGAPYVGPNPASEFVKGKYVFPSPGQKYGELKATTSLDGKVLLPKRGN
- the hpt gene encoding hypoxanthine phosphoribosyltransferase, giving the protein MGQAKIDTLYSQEQIQARIKELAAEISKDYQDKEKPVVIGVMKGAIVFLADLIRHIKTPEPLQIEFVRLSSYGAATESSGVVQTPYLELPNISHRHILVVEDIVDSGRTAKFFMEYLQGQFAPKSLRLAAFLDKPSRRVVPVDVDYVGFSIDDLFVVGYGLDYAENYRELPFLGIMKNGAES
- the guaD gene encoding guanine deaminase translates to MTKTSARGKNAFRGKKFTAYLAHIISPKNASALTNIPHGALVVDEEGKIVEVGEWTKLKRNYDGMVRVVDYGQKIITPGFVDLHLHLPQITQTARTGKTLLGWLDSYVFPAEARFADKRHARKIANWFFDELARNGTTLANVFTTVHKDATDIAFEIAAAKGHRVIMGKVLMDKNSPKALTEDTETSLKEAEELCKRWHGYDNNRLIYAFIPRFAITASKELLSGCGKLWKKYKGTYLHTHLAETKDECAFVKKQYPSSRSYVDVYANHNLTGKNSIFAHSIYLDDKDLRALKESQSSLAHCASANFFLKSGFFPFSRIKKAGIRFGLGSDVAGGPQMSLFSVMKDTAYMQMDLWISPRELFYLGTLGGAKAANLDKVVGSLEEGKEADFVVIDPTRRTGVPNDMLGHNVDEILSTLIYLGDDRMIVSTFVRGRKIFDADKTTSTDKTLRSTKSAGKLKLA
- a CDS encoding GNAT family N-acetyltransferase, with translation MDIVTRASRTKQISVVSFYRHHEDLKTLIMTTLQLEQANNQDILKIVRQTRTIWSGGLRRDKFIQLVQHQLTHPWGKKHVRYFLLRSGSTIVASLKLYSICISHKGKDFQLGGIGAVYTMAEHRQQGFAGTLIQRVIELARQENMDGLLLYSDIGPVFYTHLGFIELGSYNFESTPETDSTFGAQVTPLQEEHIPSLSRSYNRFLSRRQFGCQRSELFWRYKIAREQFFHTFAASEWPGVQLLTLDNATNGFTSYALIENSSKALRVLEIVGDEAQIWSQVVAYASKNGLIKIRGFEGSAGQQKCAQLVDRDWAAPMLLPLNPAVENWLDAQPCPLLELDHF
- a CDS encoding 2-oxoacid:acceptor oxidoreductase subunit alpha encodes the protein MTSLAPESEKTLDKSRIVNDFSIHVATINGSGSQSSNNVLMRSIFQMGIPVSGKNLFPSNIAGLPTWFTIRVNKNGYIARKKEVDILVAMNPQTAFEDVKSLPTGAVCVSPVELKLDAIRSDVHHYQVPFTELAAQATDQIKLRKLLTNMIYVGVVGELINLDFKEVEIAIARQFEGKQKAIDLNVTAVNKGREWAKENIKKADPYVVERLNLTKGKIIIDGNAAAAIGCVFAGVSVVTWYPITPSSSLAESLEEYLEQYRKDKDGKATFAVIQAEDELAAIGMALGAGWAGTRSMTTTSGPGISLMSEFVGLGYFAEIPAVIFDVQRVGPSTGMPTRTAQADLFSAYQLSHGDTKHIVLLPGSVEECYQMAMDAFDLSERFQTPVFVLSDLDIGMNNWMANPFPYPTKDLDRGKVLTAEQLNKLGEFARYKDVDGDGIPYRTLPGTNSPIAAYFTRGSGHNEKAQYTERPDDYENLMNRLNKKYDTARKYVPKPEIITEKDAKIGLIAFGSSNPAIMESRDQLKVANISTSYFRLKAIPFTEDLRKFVESYDRIYVVEQNRDAQLRELITMELPEYATKLKSVLHYDGLPIDARFITDAIMAEER
- a CDS encoding 2-oxoacid:ferredoxin oxidoreductase subunit beta; protein product: MVESTAAKAPATNRLGLTQADYKGSPSTLCDGCGHDAITSQIIKAAYELALEPHKVAKLSGIGCSSKTPAYFLSRSHGFNAVHGRMPSIATGASAANKELTLMAVSGDGDTASIGLGQFCHIVRRNVPLVYIVENNGVYGLTKGQFSATADIGTKSKGGDVNEFPPIDLCGLALELGCSFVARSFAGDPKQLVTLLKAALSHNGTAILDVISPCVTFNNHESSTKSYKRAKETEMPLHEIGYIPFYEQIAADYEPGSTIDVKMHDGSHIVLKKLHQDYDPTDRFQAMTTIYKANQDKQFLTGLLYIDEKKTSLTEMLHTVDKPLASLTQAELRPGKDALIEIMASLM
- the rplS gene encoding 50S ribosomal protein L19, with protein sequence MNQILKEIEAPVLKTNLPKFDVGDTVKVFVKIKEGGKERTQGYEGVIIKHRGAGTGETITVRRVFQGIGIERVFPVHSPRVEKITVQRRGHVRRAKLYYLRKRTGKATRIKERLGVAREVEAPQAAEA
- the ylqF gene encoding ribosome biogenesis GTPase YlqF; amino-acid sequence: MPSFKKLQDQLKWVDLIFEVRDARVPISSAHPQTTKIFGNKPRILVMAKEDLADPVRLKNWANELGKTFSLVVPVDLKTMGGRNKLIDQAVKLTKDKQDARIKKGLLPRPIRACVVGMPNVGKSSLINWIIGKKKAHTGNKPGITKGPQWVRVHPQLELLDTPGILPITALSKDVASKLAMLNLVPDSHYDIEETAEESIQTLHSNYPNILEKAYGEAFANGAGNLTALATIRSCLTSGSRPDTYRAAGILLNDLRAGRLGRIILDIPPAGDKHHG
- a CDS encoding ribonuclease HII; protein product: MGKIKAASLENIGKLLEFDAQVYKFFYGAPHPSKFIWPMKQTPLWARRQENPMPLLSAGGTATLQVIGLDEVGRGPLAGPVVAAAVSLPPIDPESDLAKELSTLNDSKAVPHNERVRLAEIIKSIAVYAIAEATVEEIDTINILQASLLAMKRARLALSIPTPALLLIDGNKYVPQLKDSQVTVVKGDSQSASIAAASILAKVHRDNLMDELAKEFPHYGWESNKGYGAPKHRQAIKEFGLTPWHRKSFSMGLE